In one Chitinophaga sancti genomic region, the following are encoded:
- a CDS encoding exonuclease/endonuclease/phosphatase family protein gives MPNVKIVFWNIENLGDQGNFYGNSQNRCNLIAQAIINTNADVVMVQEYRNGALGTLILLLFNLNAIPGQEWYCDSVAGSLSNNAAMPYATNADVAFTPQGRHEGYVVFWRQNIAKFIMQIADPVDPATVGGAGPVVANTQSTSVIARHGGVFGLGILANNITVPAGPNAYSLPAGSTIGAGGITRAGAVVVAAGITGAPITINAGDILPAGTIPGPGGITLTAPTQAVFPIVIPANYTLPAAYTLPANGAVVVPQHAISLVLTGRPYLPNGANANFVPAAVNNWSLLRFADGIGALYGHPRLTRRPATCTIRVSTGGAAAAELIPITVYHTPLNAPGMVGMAMASNCRSLYQAYDHTIPGYIDCNRAIIGGDFNKRLNPAAGHFRAYTDNFNMGGAGCNQVLGAVTTPNIRVNAPFVPLPAPVYPPLPAVPTAANNPNNKSLILLRQNFTGPHVLSNNIDHFRSSAFDNVFYRGFTPLQVPNHAFGNLYFLPAAVSGTIPQAPNFYIPAAIIQGFLQLPVFHPGGAAIPVAPVAIPNVRNPATLLADIQAGGFGSAAAGQAGPVAVTGIAAPAAGAGPYAGPVPLPVVIPPQRRAIEFVKLFVSDHLPVIFEMNL, from the coding sequence ATGCCTAACGTCAAAATTGTTTTCTGGAATATCGAGAACCTGGGTGATCAGGGAAATTTTTACGGCAACTCCCAGAACCGATGTAACCTCATAGCACAAGCTATTATAAATACAAATGCTGATGTAGTAATGGTACAGGAATATCGAAACGGAGCACTGGGAACGCTTATTCTGCTGCTATTCAATTTGAATGCAATACCCGGGCAGGAATGGTACTGCGATTCGGTAGCCGGATCACTTTCCAATAATGCCGCTATGCCATATGCGACAAATGCAGATGTTGCCTTCACGCCCCAGGGCCGTCATGAAGGCTATGTCGTTTTCTGGCGACAGAACATCGCAAAGTTTATTATGCAGATAGCAGACCCCGTAGATCCGGCTACAGTTGGTGGAGCAGGCCCTGTTGTAGCAAATACGCAGTCCACTTCCGTTATCGCAAGGCACGGGGGCGTTTTCGGCCTGGGCATACTGGCTAACAATATTACTGTTCCTGCAGGCCCCAACGCCTACTCCCTTCCCGCAGGTTCTACCATAGGCGCAGGTGGAATTACAAGAGCAGGTGCGGTGGTTGTAGCAGCAGGTATTACTGGTGCACCTATAACTATCAATGCCGGAGATATTTTACCTGCTGGTACCATTCCCGGGCCCGGCGGTATCACACTCACAGCCCCGACTCAGGCCGTCTTCCCCATCGTTATCCCTGCTAATTATACCCTGCCCGCCGCTTACACCTTACCCGCAAACGGGGCCGTTGTAGTACCTCAACATGCCATCAGCCTCGTGCTTACCGGCAGACCCTATTTGCCAAACGGAGCAAATGCCAATTTTGTTCCTGCTGCGGTAAACAATTGGAGCCTGCTGCGATTTGCAGATGGCATAGGAGCCCTATATGGACATCCAAGGCTCACCAGGCGCCCCGCAACCTGCACTATCAGGGTCAGCACCGGAGGAGCTGCTGCTGCCGAACTGATACCTATCACCGTTTACCACACCCCTCTAAACGCTCCGGGAATGGTGGGAATGGCAATGGCATCCAACTGCCGTTCACTCTACCAGGCGTATGACCATACTATCCCCGGCTATATTGATTGCAACCGCGCTATCATAGGTGGGGACTTTAATAAACGATTAAACCCGGCAGCGGGTCACTTCCGGGCATACACAGACAATTTTAATATGGGCGGAGCCGGCTGCAATCAGGTGCTTGGTGCTGTAACAACCCCAAATATCAGGGTGAACGCTCCCTTTGTACCACTACCTGCCCCTGTTTATCCACCACTGCCTGCAGTACCTACAGCTGCAAATAACCCCAATAATAAATCGCTTATTTTACTAAGGCAAAATTTCACTGGCCCCCATGTTCTTTCAAACAATATAGATCATTTCAGGTCCTCCGCATTTGACAATGTTTTTTACAGGGGATTTACGCCATTACAAGTGCCCAACCACGCTTTCGGAAATCTCTACTTCTTACCCGCTGCTGTATCCGGTACTATTCCACAGGCCCCAAATTTCTATATCCCAGCCGCCATTATACAGGGCTTCCTGCAGCTTCCTGTATTCCATCCTGGCGGAGCAGCAATACCTGTTGCCCCCGTGGCAATTCCCAACGTGCGCAATCCCGCTACTTTATTGGCAGATATACAGGCAGGTGGATTTGGAAGTGCAGCCGCAGGCCAGGCAGGCCCCGTAGCAGTTACGGGTATAGCCGCCCCCGCCGCAGGCGCTGGCCCCTATGCCGGACCAGTACCACTGCCCGTTGTCATCCCACCCCAGCGCAGGGCAATTGAATTTGTGAAGCTATTTGTCAGTGATCACTTACCCGTCATTTTTGAAATGAATTTATAA
- a CDS encoding IS5 family transposase, with translation MRTKFTLLTDSHWKSIEKILTDKRKRKYSLRTIFNAILWICRTGSQWRNLSSDFPYWQIVYYYFNKWKKAGVLEQVMLKMVRKERIDQGRNYAPSVSAIDSQSIKKTGFVSIETGIDGGKHINGRKRHLAVDSLGLPIAISVSGANIHDSIGGFDLLWKIEKVSHRMKLIRTDKAYQGEFSDMVENYYKWKMEIAQKPPTVKGFVPQKGRWQVERSFAWLNNFRRLSKDYERLPESSVAFIQVAFISILLK, from the coding sequence ATGAGAACGAAGTTCACATTATTGACCGATTCGCACTGGAAAAGTATAGAAAAAATATTAACGGACAAAAGAAAGCGTAAATATAGCCTTCGAACTATCTTCAATGCTATATTATGGATTTGCAGAACAGGTAGTCAATGGCGTAATCTAAGCAGTGATTTCCCTTACTGGCAGATAGTTTACTATTATTTCAATAAATGGAAAAAAGCAGGTGTGCTGGAACAGGTGATGTTAAAAATGGTTAGAAAAGAGCGGATAGATCAGGGGCGAAATTATGCACCATCTGTCAGTGCTATCGATAGCCAAAGTATAAAGAAAACTGGATTCGTAAGTATAGAAACCGGGATCGATGGCGGTAAGCATATCAATGGTCGAAAAAGGCATCTTGCTGTTGATAGCTTAGGATTACCAATTGCGATAAGTGTCAGCGGCGCAAATATTCATGACTCAATTGGCGGTTTTGATTTGCTGTGGAAAATTGAAAAGGTTAGTCATAGGATGAAACTGATTCGTACAGATAAAGCATACCAGGGAGAGTTTAGCGATATGGTTGAGAATTATTACAAATGGAAGATGGAAATAGCTCAGAAACCGCCGACAGTAAAGGGTTTTGTGCCACAGAAAGGTAGATGGCAGGTTGAACGATCATTCGCTTGGCTCAATAACTTCAGAAGATTGTCGAAGGATTATGAAAGGCTACCTGAATCATCTGTGGCTTTCATCCAGGTAGCATTCATTAGTATACTTCTAAAATAA
- a CDS encoding LytR/AlgR family response regulator transcription factor — MHEDIFIRKTNGLFTKVNSREMVLLEACGGCVRIVTPTVAYLVNSTLAQLEEILPAAHFCRVNRSYVVGMDYVKEFSMETVFILDKELALGKTYAPRFFERIKVIL, encoded by the coding sequence ATGCATGAAGATATTTTTATTCGGAAAACCAATGGGTTATTCACGAAGGTGAATAGTCGTGAGATGGTATTGCTGGAAGCCTGTGGCGGTTGCGTGAGGATAGTCACACCAACCGTCGCTTACCTGGTGAACAGCACCCTTGCACAGTTAGAAGAAATATTGCCTGCAGCGCATTTTTGCAGGGTAAACAGGTCTTATGTAGTGGGGATGGATTATGTGAAGGAATTTAGCATGGAGACAGTTTTTATATTGGATAAAGAACTTGCATTAGGTAAGACTTATGCGCCACGTTTTTTCGAAAGAATAAAGGTGATCCTCTAA
- a CDS encoding ATP-binding cassette domain-containing protein, whose product MSQGPIATPYDYHFLLQYVSKQGKDMFGRDFIIDDVDKPVITRLLAYFLKDKTVAEAEGLDLKKGILLMGPTGCGKTAIMKIMSNFCAAKDRLEFRSSNEVVLDFDTRAYEAIIQFTKKSFYSTGHPRVYCFDDLGLEPDGHHYGKSVNVMREVLLSRYNYFISRRMITHVTTKLYSEELGERYGEHIRSRMREMFNRVLYVDSSPDKRH is encoded by the coding sequence ATGTCACAAGGTCCTATAGCGACCCCTTATGATTATCATTTTCTGCTACAGTATGTCTCAAAACAGGGGAAAGATATGTTTGGGCGTGATTTTATAATCGATGATGTTGACAAGCCGGTTATTACCAGGCTGTTAGCCTATTTCCTGAAAGACAAGACTGTAGCGGAAGCGGAAGGACTGGATCTGAAAAAGGGCATCCTGCTGATGGGGCCAACGGGTTGTGGCAAAACTGCGATCATGAAGATCATGAGTAATTTTTGTGCGGCAAAGGACCGGCTGGAGTTTCGTTCAAGCAATGAGGTGGTATTAGATTTTGACACGAGAGCGTATGAGGCGATTATCCAATTTACAAAAAAGTCTTTTTATTCAACCGGGCATCCTCGTGTGTATTGCTTTGATGATTTGGGCTTGGAGCCGGATGGGCATCATTATGGTAAAAGTGTGAATGTGATGAGAGAAGTGCTCTTATCCAGGTATAATTATTTTATATCGCGGCGAATGATAACGCATGTGACTACGAAATTGTACAGTGAGGAGCTGGGAGAGAGATATGGGGAGCATATTCGTAGCAGGATGCGGGAGATGTTTAACCGGGTTTTATATGTGGATAGCTCGCCTGATAAACGGCATTAG
- a CDS encoding glycosyltransferase family 87 protein, with translation MQNNFVIDREIALLMSILNIKIPLTSRLSIPFPVFLWFLLATLAVVLELSRHSINNYHIFKYVFIHTLEQKNLYVAYPQVYNDTNHYGPLFGIVIAPFAMLPDSMGVILWALVNAAILFYAIRRLKFPRKYFLTILLIGAIELMSSIHHVQFNPMVASWIILSFVFVEEEKDIWASFFIVAGFLCKLYGIAGITFFLFSKHKGKFTIWFLIWMLVLFCLPMLFSSPGFITQSYLDWMYSLQEKDSQNALQSVTFGQQDISVTGIIRRISQCRSISDGFILVPAMILYCIPLLDVSKYGDNGFKLRYLALALISIVIFSSSAESVTYIIAITGVLIWFVIQYPVERWMIALMVFVFIVSIISPTDLCPPPLNHFIRSYALKALPCFIVWLRLLYEVQFKYTLQIAAL, from the coding sequence GTGCAGAATAACTTTGTCATTGACCGAGAAATTGCCTTACTTATGTCCATACTAAACATTAAAATCCCCTTAACTTCCAGGTTAAGCATCCCTTTTCCTGTTTTCCTTTGGTTTTTGTTGGCAACACTGGCAGTTGTGCTGGAATTATCGCGTCATTCAATCAATAATTATCACATATTTAAGTATGTATTTATTCATACGCTTGAGCAGAAGAATTTGTACGTTGCTTATCCGCAAGTGTATAATGATACAAACCATTATGGACCATTATTTGGTATTGTAATAGCCCCATTTGCTATGCTTCCGGATTCCATGGGCGTTATTCTCTGGGCATTAGTAAATGCTGCCATTTTATTTTATGCCATCAGGCGACTAAAATTTCCCAGGAAATATTTTCTGACAATATTACTTATAGGTGCTATTGAACTCATGTCCTCTATCCATCATGTTCAATTTAATCCAATGGTAGCTTCCTGGATAATCCTGTCATTCGTATTCGTGGAAGAGGAAAAGGATATCTGGGCAAGCTTTTTTATCGTCGCTGGTTTCTTATGTAAATTGTATGGAATAGCTGGCATAACTTTTTTCCTGTTCAGCAAGCATAAGGGGAAATTTACTATTTGGTTTTTGATATGGATGCTTGTTTTGTTTTGTTTGCCGATGCTTTTTTCTTCTCCAGGCTTTATTACGCAAAGCTACCTTGACTGGATGTATAGTTTACAGGAAAAAGATAGTCAGAACGCCTTACAGTCTGTAACATTTGGGCAACAAGATATTTCAGTGACCGGAATAATCAGGCGTATTTCACAATGCAGGAGCATATCCGATGGATTTATATTGGTGCCGGCCATGATCCTGTATTGCATTCCGCTTCTCGATGTTTCTAAATATGGAGATAATGGATTTAAGCTCCGGTACCTTGCCCTGGCTTTAATTTCGATTGTAATATTCAGTTCATCGGCGGAATCTGTTACCTATATTATAGCCATCACCGGTGTTTTAATTTGGTTTGTAATTCAGTACCCGGTTGAAAGATGGATGATAGCCTTAATGGTATTTGTGTTTATCGTTAGCATTATCTCACCTACAGATCTGTGTCCTCCTCCTTTAAATCATTTCATTCGTTCTTACGCCCTGAAAGCTTTACCCTGCTTTATTGTATGGTTAAGGCTTTTATATGAAGTCCAATTTAAATATACCCTTCAAATTGCTGCCTTATGA
- a CDS encoding glycosyltransferase family 2 protein produces MTLKSVTIVIPIYNERDNIYVLKNAIHKIFAGLHYKYNILYVDDGSSDGTPGILAKVSQFDDRVEYVSLSRNFGHQAALKAGLDMADGDCVISMDGDMQHPASVLPLLLKQWEEGYDIVNTVRLEDKKLSYFKRKSSRLFYKLINHLSEFEIRAGSADFRLVSRKALDVICSLNEHDPFFRGLVSWIGFSQTHVVYQADERSFGSSKYSFKKMVQLAVRGITSFSIRPLYVAIYPGILISLMSSLYIPYALYSYFAGEAQPGWTSLIVTVSFFSGLQLMLLGIIGMYLGKVTNEVKKRPVYIIKESSLTKIANFI; encoded by the coding sequence ATGACTTTGAAAAGTGTTACGATCGTAATTCCTATATATAATGAGCGGGATAATATTTATGTTTTAAAAAATGCAATACACAAAATTTTTGCAGGCCTTCATTATAAATACAATATCCTTTACGTCGATGATGGTAGTTCGGATGGTACACCAGGTATCCTGGCAAAGGTTTCCCAATTTGATGACAGGGTTGAATATGTTTCTCTTTCGAGAAATTTTGGTCATCAGGCGGCCCTGAAGGCTGGATTAGATATGGCAGATGGTGACTGTGTTATCTCTATGGATGGAGACATGCAGCATCCTGCCTCCGTTTTACCTTTACTCCTTAAACAATGGGAAGAAGGGTATGATATTGTAAACACGGTTCGACTGGAAGATAAAAAACTGAGCTATTTCAAAAGAAAGAGCTCCAGGCTTTTTTATAAGTTAATAAATCATCTCAGTGAGTTTGAGATCAGGGCAGGAAGTGCTGATTTTAGGTTAGTCAGCCGAAAAGCGCTGGACGTCATCTGTTCATTAAATGAACACGATCCGTTTTTCAGAGGATTGGTAAGTTGGATTGGTTTTTCACAGACTCATGTTGTATACCAGGCCGATGAAAGATCTTTCGGCAGTTCTAAGTACAGCTTTAAGAAAATGGTGCAATTAGCGGTAAGAGGAATAACCTCTTTTAGTATCAGACCGCTATATGTAGCGATATACCCTGGAATCCTGATTTCACTGATGTCCTCACTTTACATTCCGTATGCCTTATACAGCTATTTTGCAGGTGAAGCGCAACCAGGCTGGACATCCCTGATCGTGACAGTTTCTTTTTTTAGTGGCCTTCAACTGATGCTATTGGGCATCATCGGCATGTATTTAGGTAAAGTTACCAATGAAGTCAAGAAAAGGC